From the Pseudomonadota bacterium genome, the window CTGCTGCTGCCGGGACGAGCCTGGGCCCAGTCGACGCCCGAGCAGACCGTGAACGCGTTCTATCGCGACTACATGACCGCCGTCGAGCGCTCACCGCGCAACTGGGTCGAGACGCTGGTGAACGGGCAGAAGGCCAACCTCGACGCGCACCTGGCCGCCGGGCTGCTCGAGATGGCGGGCAACACGCCGGAGAGCGGCAAGCCCTGGCTCGATTTCGACCCGTTCGGCAACTCACAGATGGGCACGAAGAGCTTCACGGTGCGTAGCGCGGTGAACAAGAACGGCCAGATACTGGTGCCCGTGGCGATTCTGCTCAACCGCGATCAGGGCCCCGCGAAGGTGCGCGTCACCGCGGTGGTCAAGCAGTGGGAGCCAGGCGGCAAGTACATCATCACGAATTTCCTCTACCCGGCCGAGTACGGTGCTCCTGGCTGGGACCTTCAGGGCTTCCTGAAGAAGACGCTCAAGCACTGAGGCGGGCTGCCCGCCCCCCTCTCGCCGACGCGTCGCCCCCTATCCCTGCGGCCTGAACACCCCGTCCTCGACGCGCACCACCGGCACGTCTGGCGCCAGGCTCTGTAGCAGCGCGACCGTGCTGGGATGACAGGTGAACAGCAGCACCTGCGTTTCCTGCGCGAGCTCGATGATGGCGCGGGCGGCGCTCTTGGCGCGGGTGGGGTCGAAGTTGACCAGGATGTCGTCGATCACGAGGGGCATGGTGACGCCTTCGCGCTGCTGGTGGCGGATGAAGCCGAAGCGCAGGGCGAGGTAGAACTGCTCTTGGGTGC encodes:
- a CDS encoding DUF3828 domain-containing protein — its product is MNRRRFAIVTCALTLAAALSLLLPGRAWAQSTPEQTVNAFYRDYMTAVERSPRNWVETLVNGQKANLDAHLAAGLLEMAGNTPESGKPWLDFDPFGNSQMGTKSFTVRSAVNKNGQILVPVAILLNRDQGPAKVRVTAVVKQWEPGGKYIITNFLYPAEYGAPGWDLQGFLKKTLKH